One genomic window of Camelina sativa cultivar DH55 chromosome 5, Cs, whole genome shotgun sequence includes the following:
- the LOC104787067 gene encoding zinc finger Ran-binding domain-containing protein 2-like: MSWNGGDWLCGACQHPNFKKRESCQKCGYPKFGGVDVSTYLYNRTEVMAGDWYCGALNCGSHNYASRTSCYRCGMIKVEYTEQYYGAQMVAYGNDGAACPPGWKTGDWVCPRVGCGVHNYASRAECFKCKTTRDYGGV, from the exons ATGAGTTGGAATGGAGGAGATTGGCTATGCGGTGCGTGTCAGCACCCAAACTTCAAAAAACGAGAGTCATGCCAAAAATGCGGATACCCCAAGTTTGGTGGGGTAGATGTGTCAACGTACTTGTATAACAGGACTGAAGTTATGGCTGGTGATTGGTATTGTGGTGCATTGAATTGTGGGAGCCACAATTATGCAAGCCGCACTAGTTGCTACCGATGTGGAATGATCAAAGTCGAGTACACAGAACAGTACTACGGAGCTCAAATGGTTGCTTACGGGAATGATGGCGCGGCTTGTCCTCCCGGCTGGAAAACTGGCGATTGGGTTTGTCCCAGAGTCGGCTGTGGGGTTCACAACTACGCAAGCAGGGCAGAATGCTTCAAATGCAAGACAACAAGAGATTATG GTGGCGTCTAG